One genomic window of Haloferax mediterranei ATCC 33500 includes the following:
- a CDS encoding 30S ribosomal protein S13, giving the protein MSAEEPQDGSPEEEEDLRYFIRIGQTDLDGTKTVERSLTDMKGIGKRAARIIADAAEVDRTALFGKLPEDEIDSVVGVVENFEDHVPEWMANRQKDFFSGETNHITGSDLEEKRRHDINRMKMISSYKGVRHQRGQKVRGQRTKSTGRTEGTIGVNVEEIKEAQEE; this is encoded by the coding sequence ATGAGTGCAGAAGAACCACAGGACGGCTCTCCGGAGGAGGAAGAGGACCTCCGTTACTTCATCCGAATTGGTCAGACCGACCTTGACGGGACGAAGACGGTAGAGCGCAGTCTGACGGACATGAAGGGTATCGGCAAGCGCGCAGCGCGCATCATCGCCGACGCCGCGGAAGTGGACCGAACGGCGCTGTTCGGTAAGCTTCCCGAAGACGAGATCGACTCCGTTGTCGGTGTCGTCGAGAACTTCGAGGACCACGTACCTGAGTGGATGGCAAACCGGCAGAAGGACTTCTTCTCCGGAGAGACCAACCACATCACGGGTTCGGACCTCGAAGAGAAGCGGCGGCATGACATCAACCGCATGAAGATGATCAGCTCCTACAAGGGCGTTCGACACCAGCGCGGCCAGAAGGTTCGCGGCCAGCGGACGAAGTCCACTGGACGTACCGAAGGCACCATCGGTGTCAACGTCGAGGAGATCAAAGAGGCGCAAGAAGAATGA
- a CDS encoding 30S ribosomal protein S4: MTTGNNTKFYETPNHPFQGERIAQEADLLSRYGLKNKEELWRAQSELRNIRREARSLLGQAQGDVEEAEALGAEFMARLRRYGILSTEDDISQTLRLDVTDILERRFQTIAYRKGLAQTPQQARQFISHGHVTVGGARTTVPSRKVEVDEEDTVAFDETSKLSDELHPERAEAQE, translated from the coding sequence ATGACAACGGGCAACAACACAAAGTTCTACGAGACGCCCAACCACCCGTTCCAGGGCGAGCGCATCGCTCAGGAAGCGGACCTCCTCTCTCGGTATGGTCTCAAGAACAAAGAGGAACTCTGGCGTGCGCAGTCCGAACTGCGTAACATCCGCCGTGAGGCACGGAGCCTTCTCGGTCAGGCCCAGGGTGACGTCGAAGAAGCCGAGGCGCTTGGTGCCGAGTTCATGGCACGTCTGCGCCGCTACGGGATTCTGTCTACGGAAGACGACATTTCCCAGACGCTGCGTCTCGACGTAACGGACATTCTCGAGCGACGGTTCCAGACGATTGCCTACCGCAAGGGTCTCGCACAGACTCCGCAGCAGGCACGTCAGTTCATTTCCCACGGTCACGTGACCGTTGGCGGCGCTCGAACGACTGTTCCGTCCCGCAAGGTCGAAGTTGACGAAGAGGACACCGTGGCTTTCGACGAGACGTCGAAGCTCTCGGACGAACTGCACCCTGAGCGCGCGGAGGCCCAAGAATGA
- a CDS encoding 30S ribosomal protein S11, which translates to MSESETGDKWGIAHVHASFNNTLITVTDITGAETIVKSSGGSVVKQNRDEASPYAAMQMAESVADQIKAAGISGLHVRVRGPGGNQNKSPGPGAQATIRALARAGLEIGRIEDVTPIPHDGTRAPKNSRL; encoded by the coding sequence ATGAGCGAATCTGAAACTGGTGACAAGTGGGGCATCGCCCACGTCCACGCATCGTTCAACAACACGCTCATCACGGTCACTGACATCACGGGCGCCGAGACGATTGTCAAATCGTCCGGTGGTTCCGTCGTCAAGCAGAACCGTGACGAGGCATCCCCGTATGCGGCCATGCAGATGGCAGAGAGCGTCGCCGACCAGATCAAGGCGGCTGGCATCTCGGGTCTGCACGTCCGCGTCCGTGGTCCTGGTGGAAACCAGAACAAAAGCCCCGGACCCGGTGCACAGGCAACGATTCGCGCCCTCGCTCGCGCCGGTCTCGAAATCGGTCGCATCGAGGACGTGACGCCGATTCCGCACGACGGAACTCGCGCGCCCAAAAACAGCCGACTCTAA
- a CDS encoding DNA-directed RNA polymerase subunit D — MANDFEVEFIEREDRRARFVVNGLTPALANGIRRAMVADVPTFSIDTVRFVENTSVMFDEMIGLRLGLVPLTTPLDEFEPGDTVTVALEVDGPATAYSGDIESADEMVVPADENIPIIELKEGQRLEFEADAVLGYGKDHAKNQGGVAVGYRHLQRVEVVGDAGEFEEQEPNILRGVIEEAAAEHADDEDAEDGDLVVTDEFGNDLTKRYPGKEVEVHDVPGAFVFSVETDGSFTVDELVKRSVASLGDRAAELEEKVAL; from the coding sequence ATGGCAAACGACTTCGAGGTCGAGTTCATCGAACGCGAGGACCGACGCGCCCGTTTCGTCGTGAACGGTCTGACCCCGGCACTAGCCAACGGCATTCGCCGGGCGATGGTCGCCGACGTGCCGACGTTCTCTATCGACACCGTTCGGTTCGTGGAGAACACATCGGTCATGTTCGACGAGATGATAGGGCTTCGTCTCGGTCTGGTTCCGTTGACCACGCCCCTCGACGAGTTCGAGCCAGGTGACACTGTCACCGTCGCGCTCGAAGTCGATGGGCCGGCAACCGCATACTCTGGGGACATCGAATCCGCGGACGAAATGGTCGTTCCTGCGGACGAGAACATCCCAATCATCGAGCTGAAGGAGGGCCAGCGCCTCGAATTCGAGGCTGACGCCGTCCTTGGTTACGGAAAAGACCACGCCAAGAATCAAGGCGGGGTCGCCGTCGGCTACCGACACCTCCAACGCGTGGAGGTCGTCGGCGATGCTGGCGAGTTCGAGGAACAAGAGCCGAACATTCTCCGTGGCGTCATCGAAGAGGCCGCGGCAGAACACGCGGACGACGAGGACGCCGAAGACGGCGACCTCGTGGTCACAGACGAGTTCGGTAACGACCTGACGAAGCGGTACCCCGGCAAAGAGGTCGAAGTGCACGACGTGCCGGGAGCGTTCGTCTTCAGTGTGGAGACGGACGGTTCCTTCACCGTCGACGAGCTCGTGAAGCGCTCTGTCGCCTCCTTAGGTGACCGCGCAGCCGAGCTCGAAGAGAAGGTCGCACTGTAA
- a CDS encoding 50S ribosomal protein L18e, whose protein sequence is MSKTNPRLKSLIAELKAVSRESGANVWQDVADRLEKPRRTHAEVNLGRIERYAQEDETVVVPGKVLGSGVLQKNVTVAAVDFSSTARTKIEQVGDVVTLEQLAEQNPDGSNVRVIR, encoded by the coding sequence ATGAGTAAGACGAACCCGAGACTCAAGAGTCTCATCGCCGAGCTGAAGGCGGTCTCGCGTGAGTCCGGTGCCAACGTCTGGCAGGATGTCGCGGACCGTCTCGAAAAGCCACGGCGCACCCACGCGGAAGTCAACCTCGGTCGTATCGAACGATACGCCCAGGAAGACGAGACCGTCGTCGTGCCCGGCAAGGTGCTGGGTAGCGGTGTGCTGCAGAAGAACGTCACAGTCGCGGCCGTGGACTTCTCGTCCACCGCTCGAACGAAGATCGAGCAGGTCGGCGATGTCGTGACACTAGAACAACTCGCAGAACAGAACCCCGATGGTTCCAACGTACGGGTGATCCGATGA